The Bacillus vallismortis genome window below encodes:
- the fliZ gene encoding flagella biosynthesis regulatory protein FliZ has product MKKSQYFIAFICFFVLYSVHPIAAAAADSDNSTVNEWFQKKDEKTADKSEQKEEKTTQTADETEGAAAPSVSAFDFVKMIFALLFVVMLIYGLVKLMNKRNRLLKPFQYVENIGGTSVGQNRSIQLIKVGKNVLVVGVGETIQLLKEIEDEKEIEVILSQHEEAMSSKIEWQKIVKPLKGSEHQSQQKLPSFSKALKEQLEELKQNRSEGKKKGPRHHE; this is encoded by the coding sequence TTGAAAAAGAGTCAATATTTCATCGCTTTTATTTGTTTTTTCGTTCTATACAGTGTACATCCGATTGCAGCTGCCGCGGCAGACTCTGATAATTCAACTGTAAACGAATGGTTTCAAAAGAAAGATGAAAAAACTGCAGATAAGTCAGAGCAAAAGGAAGAAAAAACAACACAAACTGCTGATGAGACGGAGGGGGCTGCTGCTCCTTCTGTCTCAGCTTTTGATTTCGTGAAGATGATTTTCGCTTTACTATTTGTTGTCATGCTGATTTACGGGCTGGTTAAGCTCATGAACAAAAGAAATCGGCTCCTTAAGCCTTTTCAATATGTTGAAAATATTGGCGGCACATCGGTCGGACAAAACAGATCCATCCAATTGATCAAAGTCGGAAAAAATGTGCTCGTCGTTGGTGTAGGAGAAACGATCCAGCTGCTGAAAGAAATTGAGGATGAAAAAGAGATTGAGGTTATTCTCAGCCAGCATGAAGAGGCAATGTCAAGCAAAATAGAGTGGCAAAAGATTGTCAAGCCGCTTAAGGGTTCTGAACATCAATCGCAGCAAAAACTGCCTTCATTTTCAAAAGCGTTAAAAGAGCAGCTTGAAGAGTTAAAACAAAACCGTTCTGAAGGAAAAAAGAAAGGCCCACGTCATCATGAATGA
- the fliP gene encoding flagellar type III secretion system pore protein FliP (The bacterial flagellar biogenesis protein FliP forms a type III secretion system (T3SS)-type pore required for flagellar assembly.): protein MNEFINIFSSSDPQNVSSSVKLLLLLTVFSVAPGILILMTCFTRIVIVLSFVRTSLATQSMPPNQVLIGLALFLTFFIMAPTFSEINKEALTPLMDNKISLDEAYTKAEEPIKEFMSKHTRQKDLALFMNYAKMDKPESLKDIPLTTMVPAFAISELKTAFQIGFMIFIPFLIIDMVVASVLMSMGMMMLPPVMISLPFKILLFVLVDGWYLIVKSLLQSF, encoded by the coding sequence ATGAATGAGTTTATAAATATTTTCAGTTCAAGCGATCCGCAAAACGTAAGTTCATCTGTTAAATTACTATTATTGTTAACTGTATTTTCAGTGGCGCCTGGAATATTGATTCTTATGACTTGTTTTACTCGCATCGTCATTGTTCTATCATTTGTCAGGACTTCACTGGCGACACAATCTATGCCGCCAAACCAGGTTCTGATCGGGCTGGCGCTGTTTTTAACGTTTTTTATTATGGCTCCTACTTTTTCAGAGATTAATAAAGAGGCGCTGACGCCATTGATGGACAACAAAATCAGCTTGGACGAAGCGTATACGAAAGCTGAGGAACCAATTAAAGAATTTATGAGTAAACACACAAGGCAGAAGGATCTGGCGCTGTTTATGAATTACGCGAAAATGGATAAACCCGAATCATTAAAGGATATCCCGCTAACAACAATGGTTCCCGCTTTTGCCATATCGGAGCTCAAAACAGCGTTTCAAATAGGTTTTATGATTTTTATCCCATTTTTAATTATAGATATGGTCGTAGCGAGCGTCTTAATGTCAATGGGAATGATGATGCTCCCTCCAGTTATGATTTCTCTGCCCTTTAAAATATTACTTTTTGTTTTAGTAGACGGCTGGTATTTAATTGTGAAATCTTTGCTTCAGAGCTTTTAG
- the fliQ gene encoding flagellar biosynthesis protein FliQ, protein MSSEFVISMAEKAVYVTLMISGPLLAIALLVGLIVSIFQATTQIQEQTLAFIPKIVAVLLALIFFGPWMLSTILSFTTELFSNLNRFAG, encoded by the coding sequence GTGAGTTCAGAATTTGTAATTTCTATGGCGGAAAAAGCCGTATACGTAACGCTGATGATCAGCGGGCCATTATTGGCTATTGCTTTACTGGTCGGTTTAATCGTCAGCATATTTCAGGCGACAACTCAAATACAGGAACAGACTTTGGCGTTTATTCCGAAAATCGTGGCAGTTCTTCTGGCCCTGATTTTTTTTGGCCCATGGATGCTGTCTACCATTCTTTCATTTACAACAGAGCTGTTTTCTAATTTAAATCGTTTTGCAGGGTAA
- the fliR gene encoding flagellar biosynthetic protein FliR produces MNSIIDLFPAFLLVFIRISAFFVTIPLFGHRNVPAVHRIGFAFFLAVICFSTIDKPPSLEIDGQYMLLAFKEALVGLCLGLIAYMMIAAVQIAGSFIDFQMGFSIANVIDPQTGAQSPLIGQFIYTMALLFMLSVNAHHLLLDGIYYSFQYISVDQAFPNFGDEKFAYFIAKSFNAMFIIAFQMSAPVVASLFLVDLALGIVARTVPQLNVFVVGLPLKIAVSFIMLIVCMSVIFVVVRNVFSLTIETMRNLLALVGVS; encoded by the coding sequence ATGAATTCGATTATTGATTTATTTCCTGCTTTTTTATTGGTTTTTATTAGAATTTCTGCTTTTTTTGTAACGATTCCGCTATTCGGACACCGAAATGTACCAGCTGTTCATCGAATTGGATTTGCTTTTTTTCTCGCGGTCATTTGTTTCAGCACCATTGATAAACCTCCCTCTTTAGAGATAGATGGGCAATATATGCTTCTGGCGTTTAAAGAAGCTTTGGTTGGTCTCTGTCTGGGATTAATCGCTTATATGATGATCGCCGCAGTTCAAATTGCCGGCTCGTTTATTGATTTTCAAATGGGTTTTTCAATTGCGAACGTTATTGATCCGCAAACCGGAGCACAAAGTCCGCTGATCGGCCAGTTTATCTATACGATGGCACTTTTGTTTATGCTCAGTGTCAACGCCCATCATTTGCTGCTCGACGGTATTTATTACAGCTTTCAGTATATTTCAGTTGATCAGGCATTTCCGAATTTCGGCGATGAGAAGTTTGCTTATTTTATCGCCAAAAGCTTTAATGCGATGTTTATTATTGCTTTTCAAATGTCAGCACCTGTTGTGGCCAGTTTGTTTCTGGTTGACTTAGCATTAGGCATTGTGGCTCGAACTGTTCCGCAATTAAATGTATTTGTGGTCGGTCTGCCCTTAAAGATCGCTGTCAGTTTCATCATGCTCATTGTGTGTATGTCTGTTATCTTCGTCGTTGTGCGGAATGTCTTCAGTTTAACGATTGAAACGATGCGGAATCTTTTAGCATTGGTCGGTGTTTCTTAA
- the flhB gene encoding flagellar biosynthesis protein FlhB, with protein MKLRVDLQFFAGEKTEKATPKKRQDTRKKGQVAKSADVNTAVSLLVIFLSLIAIGPFMRDRLLSFIETFYTKSLLMKLSESNVHMLFISLLKDTAFVLAPIMLVALVAGVVSNYMQVGFLFSTEVIKPKLEKLDPIKGFKRIYSMRAIVELLKSILKITVVGFSAFAVLWLHYGEILRLPLLTPEEALSFVSKLTLWMGLSGAGALLVLAGLDYLYQKFDHEKNIKMSKQDIKDEYKKSEGDPIIKSKIKQRQREMAMRRMMQEVPKADVIITNPTHYAIALKYNEEKMDAPYIVAKGVDHLALNIRKIAKEHDVMMVENRPLARALYDQVEIDQAVPEEFFKVLAEILAYVYKTKQKV; from the coding sequence ATGAAGCTTAGAGTTGACCTGCAGTTTTTTGCGGGAGAGAAAACAGAAAAAGCCACTCCGAAAAAACGGCAGGATACGCGAAAAAAAGGACAGGTTGCCAAAAGTGCTGATGTCAATACTGCCGTTTCTTTATTAGTGATATTCCTTTCACTCATTGCGATTGGGCCGTTTATGAGGGACAGACTGCTGTCATTTATAGAAACATTTTATACCAAGTCGCTCTTAATGAAGCTTTCAGAATCAAATGTGCATATGCTGTTTATCAGCTTATTAAAGGATACGGCTTTTGTGCTTGCGCCGATTATGCTTGTCGCTCTTGTCGCAGGGGTCGTCAGCAACTATATGCAGGTTGGCTTCTTATTTTCTACAGAGGTCATAAAGCCTAAGCTTGAAAAACTTGATCCGATTAAAGGCTTTAAACGGATTTACAGCATGCGGGCAATAGTAGAACTGCTTAAATCCATTCTGAAAATCACTGTAGTCGGTTTTTCTGCTTTCGCTGTGCTTTGGCTGCATTATGGAGAAATTCTCCGGCTCCCGCTTCTGACACCCGAAGAGGCACTTTCTTTTGTTTCAAAACTCACCCTGTGGATGGGGCTGAGCGGTGCAGGGGCTTTGTTGGTTCTTGCTGGTCTCGATTATTTATATCAAAAGTTTGACCATGAGAAAAACATCAAAATGTCAAAACAGGATATAAAAGATGAGTACAAAAAGTCTGAAGGAGACCCGATTATCAAGTCTAAAATTAAACAAAGACAGCGGGAAATGGCAATGAGGCGGATGATGCAGGAAGTTCCAAAAGCAGATGTCATTATCACAAACCCGACTCACTATGCGATTGCCCTGAAATATAACGAAGAAAAAATGGACGCTCCTTATATCGTTGCAAAAGGTGTTGACCACCTCGCGTTAAATATCAGGAAAATTGCGAAAGAGCATGATGTCATGATGGTCGAAAACAGACCGCTTGCCCGTGCGTTATATGATCAGGTAGAAATTGACCAGGCTGTGCCGGAAGAATTTTTTAAAGTCTTGGCTGAAATTCTGGCTTACGTATATAAAACAAAACAAAAAGTATAA